In Phaseolus vulgaris cultivar G19833 chromosome 3, P. vulgaris v2.0, whole genome shotgun sequence, the sequence CATCTTGACCTTTTGTTTGTTCCTCACATTCTCAAACTCAATTAGATGCCCTTTATGTACATCTGGCATTGAGGATGCTGGCTTAATAGCCGTGGAGAACTTCCAATGCTCAGATCCAAAAGAAAAACCATTACCACAATCTGCTTCATTATCACTGCCCATGTCAAAATCAAACAAAGAGAAGCCCTCTGAACGAACTTCATTCTCAAATTGTCTTAAAAGGAGCTCTCTTGGAGACTCAGTCTCACCTTCAAAACTCAAACCCCTTGGACTATGGTCTATGCCAAGCTTACTTAAAAACTCACTGGCAACTGATTCTGTAACATCATCCAAGCTTTGTGTCTTTCTCAACTTATATTCAGATTTGGCTTCCATGGTTATAGGAGAATCCATTGCCGCTGTCTCCAACTCTGAGACACTATTTAAAGCTGATTCTAGTTCTTGCAGTAGAAGTTCTTTCGTCGGCAAGTCATCCTTTAGGTTAGAAAAGTCATGTACCACAACACTTTTCTTACAATTATCACTTAGTTCAGCAAGGGAATCCTGATTATCATGGTCTTGAAAAGATACTTGAATACCAGCATTATCAAGGGTCCGAGTACTGTCAACTGTGTAGACATCAATAAAAGCTTTTCCAATACATCCCTCTAGTTTAACATGTTCATCTGATGAAAATTCGATGCCCTTATCAACAACAGAAAATTCATTACCTTCACAGTCTTCGAGATTTTCTACTCCAGAATCAGGTAAAGGATAATCATTTAGCTTAACTGTGTCCAGGTTTTCTTGAAACACAAAAACTTCAGGTTTGTCATGCACTAGACTGCTTGTTTTCCCCTCATTACCTAGATTCTCTTCTGCCTTGTCCTTTTCATCGCCAAATGAAGAACAAACAACTGGATTGGTTGGatcaatattttctttaattccCTCAAGTTTAGGTTTGCCGTGCAGAGGACTACAACTTCTTTCTTCAACAAATTCCTTACATGACATGTATACTGGGCAGGGTCGAGCTGATTTTGATGTTGGCAACACCTCATGAAGATCTTTCACCTCATCTACATTTTGAGATGAATAATAATTACTGGCAAAGTTTGACAAATCTGAAGTACATCTAAGCCTCCTGTCAACCTGACTAGGTTTTATATCTGGTTCCATCAAAGGCATACCCTTTTTCTTGGGGGTGAATAGATTAGGAGTATCACAATGGTTGTCTCCGGTAGCACTAGTATTGTCACCAACAATGACATACCCAAAACTGACATTCATCACTGCACCCTTTGCGGTTCCTGATAATCTAAAACTTGTAGTCCATACCCCTGACCTTTTCTCCTCTTCAAGCTCTTCCAAAGTGAGAGGAAACAAACTTGTGAGGTCCACTCGGTGCTTCCCCAAATCAACTTCTGGGGCACCTGCCTCAGAAGCATAGAGCAGAAAATGCTTGGCTTCATATTTGGCAGAGTTTTGGGGTCCACTCCTACTTCCATTGATACAGCAAGTGTATGTCAAAATGTCTTGAAACTCAGCCACACCTTGAATCACCTTGGCTGGAGGGGTCACCAAAAGCGTATCCCGCCTCTTCCAATACACACAAAGGCAAGAACCATTGAAACTCAAAGGCAACCCTTCAATCACATGGACTTGGACAGAAAAACTACAATTGAACTTCTTACTGCGAGAGAGGGAAAGGGCCTTCAATGGTTTCCAATTCCATACGAACTTCTTATCCTTGCGTAAGTTATCTTCTTTGCTATCTTTAGCCTTTGATTTGGGATCAAGTAACAGGGATTTGGAAGATTTTGAATTCGTGGAAGAGCTTTTCTCTATGCACAGAGCTTTGTCTACGCTTTCAACACCTTTTAATAGCAAATTCTTCTCCTCTTCGCCACTCCTCTTACCACCTTCAACTCTAGACATTATCTTTTGTCCACATACCAACAGAAAGATAAACAAAAGAAGTTCATTCAAATGACAGATAACATGATCcagaatttaattaaaaaaaacgtATTCATGaaacatgaaaaagaaaatagaatgaAACAGAACAGACTAATGAATTTCATATATGAAAATGGAACAGGGACATGATGAGTGGATTACCGGGTGGAGTTGAAAAGGATCGAAAACATCACAAGAAGAAGGTGgaagaaaaattcaaaatctgcaacgaaagaaataaaataagatcCAATTTTGATTCCAAAAAAACAGATATTTAAAGATGGGCACGGGAAGAAAAAACCATATCATAGGCGTTTGTTGTAATGTTATGTTGTCGTTTGTTCCTTCGTTTCTCCAATCCAACGTTTGCCGCTACTTTCAAACGAATATTAACGGACAACATTTCCTTAAAAACAAATACCAAAGTTGGCAACAAAAGTTGGAACCTACTTTTTTTCCAACATTTTATTACTatcaaataaaagttttttttaaaaaaatttacataattatttataaaatttattaaagaaaTAGAGTGACATGattcttaaattttaatatatttcactcaatgataaaaaaaaaatatgtttcaagcatttctaaaataaaacattatatcATGTTAAAGGTATAATGTGATGTACTGAAATTTTTCATAGaccatttcaataatttattttaagtttgtgaaatgaaattttccttattttttcatttggttaaaaaaaaaaggagaggAAAGGttttaatatacaaaaaaaatattgtttcgttaaaaaataaaaagagatagagaataaataatttattttaagatatataagaaaaatatttaaattctattttACTTATGTtaagtttcatattttttaattttggaaagGAGTCAAAATTTGTAGGAAAATGTTTTTActcttctcttctccttcccctTTCTTCTGTTTTCAAAATCGAGAAtcaaaaaatatgtataaaagcACCTCACTCTCCTAAACTCTAATCatagttatataaaaattataaatttacacTTTGTTTAGTTCAGatcacttttattattttcaccTTTAGATGAAATAGGAAGttcttaataattattacaTGCATGAAGAtttgaataaaaagaaaatgttcttttacacataataaatatatgaattaCATTGTTCAACAATTGTTTTCTCACATAATTCGAACAGAGAATCTACGATTTAAAAATATTCTACACACGTTCTTATCTCGCAGACTAATTTTGTACGTAtatacatattttcaaagatttattgtaAAGCTAAGATAAAATAGTGAATGATTAATTAAAAACGTATTGTGTTACACGTCACGCTGAGAAGGCTACGTCTGTTGCAAggaataaaaaatcataagaaaaaaagttttgGTGTAAATGATTAACCAGAAAGTTCCATTTTTCAGTTAAAAGCTTTGATGCGAGGTTGAATTGCTTGTCGTCTCCAATCACAACACGACACTACCTTTTCTCTGTCTCTCTGCCTTCGCCACTGTCTACTGAAAATTGAAATGTCTGATACCGAAGACCATGCAGATGCATCAGACTGTTCCAATGGCCAATCTCCTCCAAAGCGGCCACAGAGGTTCAGGGACAGATCTAAGGTAAAATACCAAcccattttttttgtttcattttttatgcCGCACGAGTTGGTTTTTGCTTTTTACGATGTgggtttcattttttttgttgtCTCTGCGAAGGAGATGCTGTCCAAACAAGCTGTGCACACCAAGCAAATGCTTTCCAAACAGGCAGTGAAGATTGCCAAACAAGCCGAGGAACATGAAAGGTTCATCAACAAGGTGTTTTTGCGTTTTCCCATTTCACTTTTCGTTtcaaaatgttttcttttactGAAGTTGTTTTCTGGGTGTTGAACAAATCAATGGGTTTCTTGTGGGGAGGTTGACCCTTTGCATGGTCAAATATTGAATAACCTGCTTTAATTGTTTATCATTCTTACATTTATGTTCAGGTGACGCATCTCGTGGGGGTCCTCGGTTTTGGGGGGTTTTGTTTCCTTTTAGGGGCGAGTAAGTTGATAACTCTAATTAGTGCATTTGCTttgttttggaatttttttctttgtacaCATTCTTAGTTTTTTaccattttgtttttcttgcCAGGACCCCAAGACATTCCTTATGTATATTGTCTGTTCTACGTCATCTTTGTCCCTCTTCGTTGGATATACTATAGGTTCAAGAAATGGCATTACTATCTGCTGGTAAGCCAAcgtatctaattttttttctgaagtGCGCTGTACCTTGTGATGTAGAAGAGCACTATTTGATTTTGGAAGCTTATGTTTGCTTTGAGGATGAATTTGAGTTTTGTTGTATAATTGTATTTGTAGTGTCCACGAGCATTTGTGATAAGTGACTGTGATCAATAATCTGTTATTGTCAAAACTTAGAGATGCAAAACTGCCAACGGCAATATTGTGGAGTACGCTTTTAAAGTTGAATGAGGCCATAAGAGTACAATAGCCATCGACACCAAAAAAACATAAGGGTCCAGGTTGAGGTATTAGGCAATTATCTGATTGAATATGTTGTCTTAGACCGGAGGGACATCCTTAGTTATGAATGTGTTACAGTTATTACCAAATAACTAAGATGAAAGAATAGTTGGATTATAAATATTTGCTTATcatgttatttttctttcttatgtGGTATAGGCCAGTTAGCAAGAAGAATGTTTAATTGCGAATTACCAACAACCAACATGGTTGTGATGTGTGATAGAGCATTTAGAAAAGAtggatttttgaaagattaatCTTATTTGTCTGATATTTTCAACAAGGAAACTCTATTAGTAATGAAAGACAAGGGCTTTGACAATTTAAATTGTGTTTCCTTATGTTAATAATTAAACTCGTTGCAATAGTTTCTCGATTCCCATTAATTACTAACTCACTTTTATGTTGATAGAGTACTAATATTGTTATTGAGTTACATGATTGTTTGTGTTTCAGGATTTTTGCTATTATGCCAATACAATATTCTTGGTCGATCTTCTTTTTTACTCAAAAAATGAGAAGCTTTTCATggtttgcttttctttttccgAGGTAAGAACGTTGTTGATGGTAATTTGATTCCTTACTTAAAGAATGATTCATCTGTCAAATCTGTGTCTTATTCAAGAGCTTTTGCAGGGGCCCTTAGCATGGGCTTTGATTGTTTGGCGCTGCAGCTTGGTTTTCAGTTCTGTTGACAAAATTGTCAGTGTTCTTATCCATCTTTTACCTGGTAAATTATACCACCTTCTTATggtttctctatttttttttcagcaagaaAAAGAAATTCTGGGAAATTGTAGGCTTCTGCTACAATAATTGTTGACTTCTACCTTCAATAGTCAAATATTGGGTGTAAGATTTATCTTCTTTTTATCTGGAA encodes:
- the LOC137807194 gene encoding protein PLASTID MOVEMENT IMPAIRED 1-RELATED 1-like: MSRVEGGKRSGEEEKNLLLKGVESVDKALCIEKSSSTNSKSSKSLLLDPKSKAKDSKEDNLRKDKKFVWNWKPLKALSLSRSKKFNCSFSVQVHVIEGLPLSFNGSCLCVYWKRRDTLLVTPPAKVIQGVAEFQDILTYTCCINGSRSGPQNSAKYEAKHFLLYASEAGAPEVDLGKHRVDLTSLFPLTLEELEEEKRSGVWTTSFRLSGTAKGAVMNVSFGYVIVGDNTSATGDNHCDTPNLFTPKKKGMPLMEPDIKPSQVDRRLRCTSDLSNFASNYYSSQNVDEVKDLHEVLPTSKSARPCPVYMSCKEFVEERSCSPLHGKPKLEGIKENIDPTNPVVCSSFGDEKDKAEENLGNEGKTSSLVHDKPEVFVFQENLDTVKLNDYPLPDSGVENLEDCEGNEFSVVDKGIEFSSDEHVKLEGCIGKAFIDVYTVDSTRTLDNAGIQVSFQDHDNQDSLAELSDNCKKSVVVHDFSNLKDDLPTKELLLQELESALNSVSELETAAMDSPITMEAKSEYKLRKTQSLDDVTESVASEFLSKLGIDHSPRGLSFEGETESPRELLLRQFENEVRSEGFSLFDFDMGSDNEADCGNGFSFGSEHWKFSTAIKPASSMPDVHKGHLIEFENVRNKQKVKMLEDLETEALMREWGLSEKAFQHSPKKDYNNGLGSPIYFLPEETLPLPPLAEGLGPFLQTEDGGFLRSMNPTLFRNSRTGGALIMQVSHPIVVPAEMGSGIMEILQYLASVGIEKLSKQANKLMPLEDITGKTMQQLSREVLGGTHRQLHLQHNLVTGQDSTCAQRGLTGTLYGGLMSNKFSSDSYGNQRGSEFVSLDDLALLAMEKIEALSLEGLRIQSGMSNEDAPSNIIAQSYGDISALQGKGVSIRGSLGLDGAAAMQLLDMKNSSSDEYDGVDGIMALSLTLEEWMRLDSGEIDEDIDNISEHTSKLLAAHHANSFDLIRGKSSKGERKRGRKCGLLGNKFIVALMEQLRDPLRNYEPVGTPMLALIQVERVFIPPKQEIYKHLGEAGNNNDDECEIVAKVELKAIKEEKSSEDEGIPQFKITEVHVAGLQKRKFWSTSRRRQQQEQSGSRWLIANGMGKSFKNPALKSNVVTKSSAPITTTNVQPGDSLWSISSRIYGTLTRWNW
- the LOC137807195 gene encoding glycerophosphocholine acyltransferase 1, with the protein product MSDTEDHADASDCSNGQSPPKRPQRFRDRSKEMLSKQAVHTKQMLSKQAVKIAKQAEEHERFINKVTHLVGVLGFGGFCFLLGARPQDIPYVYCLFYVIFVPLRWIYYRFKKWHYYLLDFCYYANTIFLVDLLFYSKNEKLFMVCFSFSEGPLAWALIVWRCSLVFSSVDKIVSVLIHLLPGLVFFTIRWWNPATFEAMHPEGTARRPTWPYIEDKSFLWTWLFLVPLVAYTLWQILYFLIVNVLRRQRFLRDPEVMTSYRELSKKAQKANNIWWRLSGLLGDQNRMLMYIFLQGIFTVATMALAVPIFLSYELHVVFEILKVSASIWNGGSFLLEVMPRQAILKEKKKSEMQPVEAQSNHQ